Proteins encoded by one window of Kribbella flavida DSM 17836:
- a CDS encoding Cmx/CmrA family chloramphenicol efflux MFS transporter, with protein sequence MPPAVYIIGLAIFAQGTSELMLAGLLPELATDLGVSIPQAGLLISAFAVGMLVGAPVLAVVTLHWPRRNTLLGFLAVFALTHVAGALTPNYEVLLATRVVGAFVYAGFWTVAAVTALALVPAGRRAKAMSVVTGGLTVATIIGLPAGTVIGQHLGWRAAFWAVALMSALAMIGVLRTIPPGTPSPPGTPSPAGERAPRLRTELQVMANARLWLAYATTALVTAAILVVFSYLAPLLTEDTGLPSGAVPGVLALYGVGSLVGITLGGRTADAAPFGTLAIGIAGVVALSTVLALWAAQPVIAISAIFLLGGFGFALNPALNARVFTLAERAPTLATAVNFAAFNVGITVGPWLGGLAIDAGAGYPALGWIAAALGVVALSTVALAVGLRSRPDPVSTWS encoded by the coding sequence ATGCCGCCGGCCGTCTACATCATCGGACTCGCGATCTTCGCGCAGGGCACGTCGGAGCTGATGCTCGCCGGGCTGCTGCCCGAGCTGGCCACCGACCTCGGTGTCTCGATCCCGCAGGCCGGGCTGCTGATCTCGGCGTTCGCGGTCGGCATGCTGGTCGGCGCCCCGGTGCTCGCGGTCGTCACGCTGCACTGGCCACGCCGCAACACCCTGCTCGGCTTTCTCGCGGTCTTCGCGCTCACCCACGTCGCCGGCGCGCTCACCCCGAACTACGAGGTGCTGCTGGCCACCCGGGTCGTCGGCGCGTTCGTGTACGCGGGGTTCTGGACGGTCGCCGCGGTGACCGCGCTCGCTCTGGTCCCGGCGGGCCGGCGAGCGAAGGCGATGAGCGTGGTGACCGGTGGACTCACCGTTGCCACCATCATCGGGTTGCCGGCCGGCACGGTGATCGGCCAGCACCTCGGCTGGCGCGCGGCGTTCTGGGCGGTCGCGCTGATGTCGGCCCTGGCGATGATCGGCGTCCTGCGCACGATCCCGCCGGGCACCCCGTCCCCGCCGGGCACCCCGTCCCCGGCGGGAGAGCGCGCTCCCCGGCTCCGGACCGAGCTGCAGGTGATGGCGAACGCGCGGCTCTGGCTGGCCTACGCGACGACCGCGCTGGTGACGGCGGCCATCCTGGTCGTGTTCAGCTACCTCGCTCCCCTGCTCACCGAGGACACCGGCCTGCCGTCCGGCGCCGTGCCCGGCGTGCTCGCCCTGTACGGCGTGGGCTCACTGGTCGGGATCACGCTCGGCGGCCGGACCGCCGACGCGGCCCCGTTCGGCACGCTGGCGATCGGGATCGCCGGGGTGGTCGCGCTCTCCACCGTTCTCGCGCTGTGGGCGGCGCAGCCGGTGATCGCGATCTCGGCGATCTTCCTGCTCGGCGGTTTCGGCTTCGCGCTGAACCCGGCCCTGAACGCCCGGGTCTTCACGCTGGCCGAACGGGCGCCGACCCTGGCCACCGCGGTGAACTTCGCCGCGTTCAACGTCGGGATCACCGTCGGACCCTGGCTCGGCGGCCTCGCGATCGACGCCGGCGCCGGCTACCCGGCGCTCGGCTGGATCGCGGCCGCCCTCGGAGTCGTTGCCCTCAGCACCGTAGCCCTCGCCGTCGGCCTCCGCTCCCGCCCGGACCCTGTGTCGACCTGGTCGTGA
- a CDS encoding rhomboid family intramembrane serine protease — MSYTSPARRSPSATGGARAGGGIKLLVILVGLMWLSEIVDTALNGALDRYGILARDPEGLVGVVTAPFLHLGFGHLISNTLPLVTLGALIALSGAIRLFSVTAIVTAVGGIGTWLVSPPNTITIGASGLVFGYAAYLVARGVFNRRIGQVLIGVLVVIVWGSALLGGLLPQDGISWQGHLFGAIAGVLAAWFLADDRAPRRVPPR; from the coding sequence ATGAGTTACACGAGTCCAGCGCGCCGCTCGCCGTCGGCAACCGGCGGTGCCCGGGCGGGCGGCGGGATCAAGTTGCTCGTCATCCTGGTCGGCCTGATGTGGCTGAGCGAGATCGTCGACACCGCGCTGAACGGCGCGCTCGACCGGTACGGCATCCTGGCGCGCGATCCGGAGGGCCTGGTCGGGGTGGTCACCGCGCCGTTCCTGCACCTCGGTTTCGGGCACCTGATCTCGAACACGCTGCCGCTGGTCACGCTGGGTGCGCTGATCGCGCTCTCCGGCGCGATCCGGCTGTTCTCGGTGACCGCGATCGTGACCGCGGTCGGCGGCATCGGCACCTGGTTGGTGTCCCCGCCGAACACCATCACCATCGGCGCCAGCGGCCTGGTCTTCGGGTACGCGGCGTACCTGGTCGCGCGAGGGGTGTTCAACCGGCGGATCGGGCAGGTGCTGATCGGTGTGCTGGTCGTGATCGTGTGGGGCAGCGCGCTCCTGGGCGGTCTGCTGCCGCAGGACGGCATCTCCTGGCAGGGCCACCTGTTCGGCGCGATCGCGGGCGTGCTGGCCGCGTGGTTCCTCGCCGACGACCGCGCCCCGCGCCGCGTGCCACCGAGGTAG
- a CDS encoding sensor histidine kinase: MGELRPWRRSPSLRTRMVLIAAAATATVLIVGGVLLAAALRVVLVDDAMDTARLRAQDLGELAAALKLPPDPAVRDSDLVQVVGDGGRVLSASRNIAGTAPLDLAPQSPGTTVVHRVDRIPAADSGAYRVVAHGTSTPNGPATVYVGVSIEEIDETVVLAGQVGLAAIPVFVVLLSVAMWTVLGRTLAPVERIRREADAITAQHLDRRVFEPEQRDELGRLARTVNAMLARLQASTERQRRFVADTAHELRSPIASLRTQLETARDSRRPVDWEQVSADLLAETVRMQALAEQLLLLARADAGTLGWTKVAVDLDDVVDTVSGHPVTQTAVQLDIRAVEPVQVTGDPVLLEQAVRNLVDNAVAHATRQVRVGLTVTGSEAVLTVDDDGPGIPPQHRQEIFERFTRLDGARDRDHGGAGLGLAIVADITQAHGGRVEVEDSPLGGARFRLRLPATEELRKS, encoded by the coding sequence ATGGGTGAGCTGCGACCGTGGAGACGGTCGCCGTCGCTGCGGACCCGGATGGTCCTGATCGCCGCGGCTGCCACGGCGACGGTCCTGATCGTGGGCGGCGTGCTGCTCGCGGCCGCCTTGCGGGTCGTGCTGGTCGACGACGCGATGGACACCGCCCGGCTGCGCGCCCAGGACCTGGGCGAGCTCGCGGCCGCGCTGAAGCTCCCGCCGGACCCAGCGGTGCGCGACAGCGACCTCGTCCAGGTGGTCGGCGACGGCGGCCGCGTGCTGTCCGCCAGCCGGAACATCGCGGGCACCGCACCACTCGACCTTGCTCCGCAGTCGCCGGGAACCACCGTCGTGCACCGGGTGGACCGGATCCCGGCCGCCGACTCCGGCGCCTACCGCGTCGTTGCCCACGGCACCAGTACGCCGAACGGCCCGGCCACCGTGTACGTCGGGGTCTCGATCGAGGAGATCGACGAGACGGTGGTGCTGGCCGGCCAGGTCGGCCTGGCCGCGATCCCGGTCTTCGTGGTGCTGCTGTCGGTGGCGATGTGGACCGTGCTCGGACGGACGCTCGCACCGGTCGAGCGGATCCGGCGCGAGGCCGACGCGATCACCGCCCAGCACCTGGACCGCCGCGTGTTCGAACCCGAGCAGCGAGACGAGCTCGGCCGGCTGGCCCGGACGGTCAACGCCATGCTCGCCCGCCTGCAGGCCAGCACGGAACGCCAACGCCGGTTCGTCGCCGACACCGCGCACGAACTGCGCAGCCCCATCGCCAGTCTGCGGACCCAGCTCGAGACGGCCCGCGACAGCCGGCGCCCGGTGGACTGGGAGCAGGTCAGCGCCGACCTGCTCGCCGAGACGGTCCGGATGCAGGCGCTCGCCGAGCAGCTGCTGCTGCTCGCGCGGGCCGACGCCGGCACACTGGGATGGACCAAGGTCGCCGTCGACCTCGACGACGTCGTGGACACGGTGAGCGGTCACCCGGTCACCCAAACCGCTGTCCAGTTGGACATCCGGGCCGTCGAGCCCGTCCAGGTGACCGGTGATCCGGTGCTGCTGGAACAGGCGGTCCGCAACCTGGTCGACAACGCGGTCGCCCATGCCACTCGGCAGGTCCGGGTCGGTCTCACCGTCACCGGGAGCGAGGCGGTGCTCACGGTCGACGACGACGGACCGGGCATCCCGCCCCAGCACCGGCAGGAAATCTTCGAACGCTTCACCCGGCTCGACGGCGCCCGCGACCGCGACCACGGCGGCGCCGGCCTCGGCCTGGCGATCGTTGCCGACATCACCCAGGCGCACGGCGGCCGCGTCGAGGTCGAGGACTCACCGCTCGGTGGTGCGCGTTTCCGGCTCCGGCTGCCGGCCACCGAAGAACTGAGAAAGTCCTGA
- a CDS encoding PLP-dependent aminotransferase family protein codes for MHDDSSVAQLTARLRDAVHRYSEGEKLPSSRALVDQYRVSPVTVSRAIAALVAEGIVVSRPGAGVFRAGAPTGGVAGDVSWQEVTLSAHPATDAGDAEARRTGTAGVLGCLFTPPAGVIDFNGGYLHPTLQPERALSAALARAARRPGAWSRPPVEGVAELRDWFARDIGGVNGPLSGSDVLIAAGGQSALTTALRALAVPRAPVLVESPTYPGLLAVARAAGLRPVPVPVDGDGVRTDLLADAFRATGAKAFVCQPLFQNPTGAVLAPQRRAEVLRIARTAGAFVVEDDYARRLVHADSPPLPPPLAADDPDGVVVHVRSLTKPASPSLRIAALSARGPIFERLRGIQVIDSFFLPRPLQETTLELVSAPAWGRHLRSLAAALRDRRVAAQTALRRTLPQLRPAQPVHGGNHLWLRLPDGTDETTVVSAALSAGVAVVAGSPYFAAEAPGPHLRLSFAHTTGVSQVEEGIRRLSNAFT; via the coding sequence ATGCACGACGATAGCAGTGTCGCTCAGTTGACCGCGAGGCTGCGGGACGCAGTACACCGCTACTCGGAAGGCGAGAAACTGCCGTCGAGCCGAGCGCTCGTCGACCAGTACCGGGTGAGTCCGGTGACGGTGTCCCGGGCGATCGCGGCGTTGGTGGCCGAGGGCATCGTCGTCTCCCGGCCCGGCGCTGGTGTCTTCCGGGCCGGCGCGCCGACCGGTGGTGTGGCCGGCGACGTCTCCTGGCAGGAAGTGACGCTCAGCGCGCATCCGGCGACAGACGCCGGAGATGCCGAAGCTCGTCGTACGGGGACGGCCGGCGTCCTGGGCTGCCTGTTCACGCCGCCGGCCGGGGTGATCGACTTCAACGGCGGCTACCTGCATCCGACGCTGCAGCCGGAACGCGCTCTCTCCGCGGCGCTGGCCCGGGCGGCCCGGAGACCGGGCGCGTGGTCCCGGCCGCCGGTGGAAGGAGTCGCGGAGCTGAGGGACTGGTTCGCCCGTGACATCGGCGGGGTGAACGGGCCGTTGAGCGGTTCCGACGTCCTGATCGCCGCGGGCGGCCAGAGTGCGCTGACCACCGCGCTCCGGGCCTTGGCCGTTCCGCGAGCACCCGTGCTGGTCGAGTCCCCGACTTATCCGGGTCTGCTGGCGGTCGCGCGTGCCGCCGGTCTGCGACCGGTTCCGGTGCCGGTTGACGGCGACGGGGTGCGTACTGATCTGCTGGCCGACGCGTTCCGGGCCACCGGTGCCAAGGCGTTCGTCTGCCAGCCGCTGTTCCAGAACCCGACCGGCGCCGTGCTCGCGCCGCAGCGGCGCGCGGAGGTCCTGCGGATCGCGCGGACAGCGGGCGCGTTCGTCGTGGAGGACGACTACGCGCGCCGGCTCGTGCACGCCGACTCGCCGCCGTTGCCGCCGCCGCTGGCCGCCGACGACCCGGACGGCGTCGTGGTGCACGTCCGCTCCCTGACCAAGCCGGCCTCGCCGAGTCTGCGGATCGCGGCGCTGTCGGCCCGGGGGCCGATCTTCGAGCGGCTGCGGGGGATCCAGGTCATCGACAGCTTCTTCTTACCCCGGCCACTGCAGGAAACCACCCTGGAACTGGTCAGCGCTCCGGCGTGGGGCCGGCACCTGCGATCGCTCGCGGCGGCGCTGCGAGATCGCCGGGTCGCTGCACAAACCGCACTTCGCCGTACGCTGCCGCAGCTACGACCTGCCCAGCCGGTGCACGGCGGCAATCACCTCTGGCTGCGGCTGCCCGACGGCACCGACGAGACCACGGTGGTCTCCGCCGCCCTGAGCGCCGGAGTCGCGGTGGTCGCCGGCAGCCCGTACTTCGCGGCCGAGGCGCCCGGTCCCCATCTGCGGCTCAGCTTCGCCCACACCACTGGCGTCAGCCAGGTCGAGGAGGGCATCCGAAGACTCAGCAACGCCTTCACCTGA
- a CDS encoding ABC transporter permease, which produces MAVDAGCRATQPEVENRSAADGPRRGRPAWLVVAGRELRDLWLGGRALVLLLAYSIMLSVTTYLTATNEALNFLEQREAVSLTLQVAVAVGVLLSLLAAADAISGERERGSLESLLLAPIPRWSLTVGKGLAALTLWLAAFVVSAPYVWYLGRGVKVVTTSLVNGFLVGCLLALAMTGLGLVISTFAASNRVSLSVSVFVLLALFAPTQMPSSAQRGWFGDLLLRVDPFTAALRYLGRIIINARTFAQEGHWLVGPAIVAGVLVVAAVAVSTRLRLGTGGRG; this is translated from the coding sequence ATGGCCGTCGATGCGGGATGCCGAGCCACCCAGCCGGAGGTCGAGAACCGATCGGCCGCGGACGGACCGCGGCGCGGCCGTCCGGCCTGGCTGGTGGTGGCCGGGCGCGAGTTGCGCGACCTGTGGCTCGGCGGACGGGCGCTCGTCCTGCTGCTGGCCTACTCGATCATGCTGAGCGTGACCACCTACCTGACCGCGACCAACGAGGCGCTCAACTTCCTCGAGCAGCGGGAGGCGGTGAGCCTGACGCTGCAGGTCGCCGTCGCGGTCGGCGTACTGCTGAGCCTGCTGGCCGCCGCGGACGCGATCAGCGGCGAACGCGAGCGCGGCAGCCTCGAGTCGTTGCTGCTCGCACCGATCCCGCGATGGTCGCTCACGGTCGGTAAAGGGCTGGCTGCGCTGACGTTGTGGCTGGCCGCGTTCGTGGTGTCCGCGCCGTACGTGTGGTACCTCGGTCGTGGCGTGAAGGTGGTCACCACGTCCCTGGTCAACGGCTTCCTGGTCGGCTGCCTGCTCGCGCTGGCGATGACCGGTCTCGGGCTGGTGATCAGCACCTTCGCGGCGTCGAACCGGGTCAGCCTCTCGGTGAGCGTGTTCGTGCTGCTCGCGCTGTTCGCGCCGACGCAGATGCCGTCGTCGGCGCAGCGCGGCTGGTTCGGGGACCTGCTGCTGCGGGTCGATCCGTTCACCGCCGCTCTGCGCTACCTGGGCCGGATCATCATCAACGCCCGCACGTTCGCCCAGGAAGGTCACTGGCTGGTCGGTCCCGCGATCGTCGCCGGCGTCCTGGTCGTCGCCGCCGTCGCCGTCTCGACGCGGTTGCGGCTCGGAACTGGAGGCCGGGGATGA
- a CDS encoding efflux RND transporter permease subunit — MRWIVASSIKFRRLVVALAVGVMIVGIVQIGRSRTDALPEFTPTTVEVQTEALGLSAEEVEQMITVPLEQDLLAGVAFLDSIESVSLPGLSSVVMRFEPGTDLLDARQVVQERLSQATAVAGLPHVSKLPQMIQPLSSTSRLSMIKLSSDTLTPIDQSVLARWVITPRLMSVQGVANVTVWGFRDRQLQVLVDPQRLRGTGATLAQVIRTTGNALEVSPLSFLEASSPGTGGFIDTVNQRLGIFHEQAISTPQELAGVPLEGQPAGGTARTLGDVAQIVENHQPLIGDAICPGGERCLLLVVEKFPGADTVQVTKDVEAALAAMRPGLGDLRIDTSLYRPASFIESSFDRLQWALVAGGILLVLLLLLLFRDWRRALITLVAIPVPLAVAAVVLYLRDTPINFMVVAGLLLGLTAIVHDAITDSHGLAARLRARRHGEDAAGTETVVASAGATRGGILYAALVVAAAALPFFFLTGVGDAFLPPLVLSYLLAVAASMLVALVLTPVVAAMLLAGDHPAPKGRHFARRLSAGYDRRAPALAGRTRAAVVTAAVVALIGLAAVPFLDTSLRPALKERDVLVHLEAPPGTSLPKMTQLTEQAVQSLRSVPGVDSAGGQVGRAIASDQIVNVNSGEVWVNIGADAEYDPTLTAIRDTVRGITGVRADVLTYSDERVTDVLDRSRDGLVVRVYGDDPAQLDRTAEELRGLMAGTDGVTGVTVDRALTEPTVQVQVDLARAQAAGVKPGDVRRAATALMGGITVGNLFEQQKVFDVVVWGTPAIRQNVAGVENLLIDKPAGGHVRLGDVADVRVVPNQVAIRHEAVAPYLDVVADVGGRDVDAVAGDVQAHLGKVQFPLEYHAELLGGYEEERAAQLRTIAVGAAAAITVLLLLQAAFGSWRLALLAFVVLPLTLCGGLVAAVIAGGTFGLGSVAGLLGVLGIASRVVVLLIRRYRQDAETEFGPDLVARGTRDVLEPTLATVLAVAVLMAPIVVVGNVPGFEIVHAMAVVMLGGLVTTTVVALFVVPVLYLRFGGASEPDLWADEQVPARQEPELVAAKAGEREVAP; from the coding sequence ATGCGGTGGATCGTGGCATCGAGCATCAAGTTCCGTCGACTTGTCGTCGCCCTGGCCGTCGGGGTGATGATCGTCGGCATCGTCCAGATCGGCCGGTCGCGGACCGACGCGCTGCCGGAGTTCACCCCGACCACGGTCGAGGTGCAGACCGAGGCGCTCGGGCTGTCGGCCGAAGAGGTCGAGCAGATGATCACCGTCCCGCTGGAGCAGGACCTGCTCGCCGGCGTGGCCTTCCTGGACAGCATCGAGTCGGTGTCGCTGCCCGGGCTGTCCTCGGTGGTGATGAGGTTCGAGCCGGGCACCGACCTGCTGGACGCCCGCCAGGTGGTGCAAGAACGGTTGTCGCAGGCAACGGCCGTGGCGGGACTGCCGCACGTGTCCAAGCTGCCGCAGATGATCCAGCCGTTGTCGTCGACGAGCCGGCTGTCGATGATCAAACTCTCCTCCGACACGCTCACCCCGATCGACCAGTCCGTCCTGGCCCGCTGGGTGATCACGCCCCGGCTGATGTCGGTGCAGGGCGTGGCCAACGTGACCGTCTGGGGATTCCGTGACCGGCAGCTGCAGGTGCTCGTCGACCCGCAGCGGCTGCGCGGCACCGGCGCCACCCTGGCGCAGGTGATCCGCACCACCGGCAACGCGCTCGAGGTCTCACCGCTGTCGTTCCTGGAGGCTTCCTCGCCGGGCACCGGTGGCTTCATCGACACCGTCAACCAGCGGCTCGGCATCTTCCACGAACAGGCCATCTCGACCCCGCAGGAACTGGCCGGCGTACCGCTGGAGGGCCAGCCGGCCGGCGGCACCGCCCGGACGCTGGGCGACGTGGCGCAGATCGTGGAGAACCACCAGCCGCTGATCGGCGACGCGATCTGCCCGGGGGGCGAACGGTGCCTGCTGCTGGTGGTGGAGAAGTTCCCCGGCGCCGACACGGTCCAGGTCACCAAGGACGTCGAGGCCGCGCTGGCCGCGATGCGGCCCGGCCTCGGCGACCTGCGGATCGACACCTCGCTCTACCGGCCGGCGTCGTTCATCGAGTCGTCGTTCGACCGGCTGCAGTGGGCGCTCGTTGCCGGGGGCATCCTGCTGGTGCTGCTGCTCCTGCTGCTGTTCCGCGACTGGCGCCGGGCGCTGATCACGCTGGTCGCCATCCCGGTCCCGCTCGCCGTCGCGGCCGTCGTGCTGTACCTGCGCGACACCCCGATCAACTTCATGGTCGTCGCCGGCCTCCTGCTCGGTCTCACCGCGATCGTGCACGACGCGATCACCGACTCCCACGGTCTCGCCGCGCGCCTGCGCGCCAGACGCCACGGAGAGGATGCCGCCGGCACGGAAACCGTGGTCGCCTCGGCGGGCGCGACCCGCGGCGGCATCCTGTACGCCGCTCTGGTCGTGGCGGCAGCTGCCCTCCCGTTCTTCTTCCTCACCGGTGTCGGCGACGCCTTCCTGCCGCCGCTGGTGCTCTCGTACCTGCTCGCGGTGGCGGCCTCGATGCTGGTCGCCCTGGTCCTCACGCCGGTGGTGGCGGCGATGCTGCTGGCCGGCGACCACCCCGCGCCGAAAGGCCGCCACTTCGCCCGCCGGCTGAGCGCCGGGTACGACCGCCGCGCGCCCGCGCTCGCCGGCCGGACCCGGGCCGCCGTCGTCACCGCAGCCGTGGTGGCGCTGATCGGCCTGGCGGCGGTGCCGTTCCTGGACACCTCGCTGCGCCCCGCGCTGAAGGAACGCGACGTGCTCGTCCACCTCGAGGCGCCACCAGGCACCTCGCTGCCGAAGATGACCCAGCTCACCGAGCAGGCGGTACAGAGCCTGCGCTCCGTTCCCGGCGTCGACAGCGCCGGCGGCCAGGTCGGCCGCGCGATCGCCTCCGACCAGATCGTCAACGTCAACTCCGGCGAGGTCTGGGTCAACATCGGCGCCGACGCGGAGTACGACCCGACACTCACGGCGATCCGGGACACCGTGCGCGGCATCACCGGCGTACGGGCCGACGTCCTGACGTACTCCGACGAGCGGGTGACCGACGTGCTCGACCGCAGCCGCGACGGCCTGGTGGTCCGGGTCTACGGCGACGACCCGGCGCAGCTGGACCGCACCGCCGAGGAGCTGCGCGGCCTGATGGCGGGCACGGACGGCGTCACCGGGGTCACGGTGGACCGTGCACTGACCGAGCCGACCGTCCAGGTGCAGGTCGACCTCGCCCGCGCCCAGGCCGCCGGGGTGAAACCCGGCGACGTACGCCGCGCCGCGACCGCGCTGATGGGTGGCATCACGGTGGGCAACCTGTTCGAGCAGCAGAAGGTGTTCGACGTGGTCGTCTGGGGAACGCCCGCGATCCGGCAGAACGTCGCCGGGGTCGAGAACCTGTTGATCGACAAGCCCGCCGGCGGCCACGTCCGGCTCGGCGACGTCGCCGACGTACGGGTCGTACCGAACCAGGTCGCGATCCGGCACGAGGCGGTCGCGCCGTACCTCGACGTCGTCGCCGACGTGGGCGGCCGGGACGTCGACGCGGTCGCGGGCGACGTCCAGGCGCACCTGGGCAAGGTGCAGTTCCCGCTGGAGTACCACGCCGAGCTGCTCGGCGGCTACGAGGAGGAGCGGGCCGCCCAGCTGCGCACGATCGCGGTCGGCGCGGCCGCGGCGATCACGGTCCTGCTGTTGCTGCAGGCAGCTTTCGGGAGCTGGCGGCTGGCGCTGCTGGCCTTCGTCGTGCTGCCGCTGACGCTGTGCGGCGGACTGGTGGCGGCGGTGATCGCCGGCGGAACGTTCGGTCTGGGGTCGGTGGCCGGGCTGCTCGGTGTGCTCGGGATCGCTTCCCGGGTGGTCGTGCTGCTGATCCGCCGGTACCGGCAGGACGCCGAGACGGAGTTCGGGCCGGACCTGGTCGCACGGGGGACCAGGGACGTGCTCGAGCCGACGCTGGCGACCGTGCTGGCGGTGGCGGTCCTGATGGCGCCGATCGTGGTGGTCGGCAACGTTCCGGGCTTCGAGATCGTGCACGCGATGGCGGTGGTGATGCTCGGCGGGCTGGTGACGACGACGGTGGTCGCGCTGTTCGTCGTACCGGTGCTGTACCTGCGGTTCGGGGGTGCGTCGGAGCCGGACCTGTGGGCCGACGAGCAGGTGCCCGCGCGGCAGGAGCCGGAGCTGGTTGCGGCGAAGGCCGGCGAGCGGGAGGTCGCCCCATGA
- a CDS encoding ABC transporter ATP-binding protein, translated as MAAGPALVATGLRKAYGRVVAVESLDLEVAAGTVLGFLGPNGAGKTTAIRLLTTVLAADSGSFTVAGVPHTRPAQIRRRVGVLPESAGYPPAQSGEEWLRYHAELFGRDRADARGTARRLLSDVGLADRGSALISAYSRGMRQRLGIARALVNDPDVVFLDEPALGLDPMGQAQVLDLIGRIARDRGATVLLSTHVLADVEQVCDRVVILNRGKVVAEGTVAEVVRKAAAARNGRVRVPPEQVERALGALAGTEILATANGRGSLGELELSLPAGVEVETAATEAISSLLAAGVPVLGFSLEGGRLSDAFLAVTEEV; from the coding sequence ATGGCCGCCGGCCCGGCACTGGTTGCGACAGGGCTGCGCAAGGCGTACGGACGGGTCGTCGCGGTCGAGTCGCTCGATCTCGAGGTCGCCGCCGGGACCGTGCTGGGCTTTCTCGGCCCGAACGGTGCCGGCAAGACGACCGCGATCCGTCTGCTCACCACGGTTCTGGCCGCCGACAGCGGTTCGTTCACGGTCGCGGGTGTGCCCCACACCCGGCCCGCGCAGATCCGCCGCCGGGTCGGGGTGCTGCCGGAGAGCGCGGGCTATCCCCCGGCGCAGTCCGGCGAGGAGTGGCTGCGCTACCACGCCGAGTTGTTCGGCCGGGACCGTGCCGACGCCCGCGGTACGGCGCGCCGGTTGCTGTCCGACGTCGGGCTGGCCGACCGGGGGTCCGCGCTGATCTCGGCGTACAGCAGGGGCATGCGGCAACGACTCGGGATCGCCCGGGCCCTGGTCAACGACCCGGACGTGGTGTTCCTCGACGAACCGGCGCTGGGCCTGGACCCGATGGGCCAGGCGCAGGTGCTCGACCTGATCGGGCGGATCGCGCGCGACCGCGGCGCCACGGTCCTGCTGAGCACCCACGTACTCGCCGACGTCGAGCAGGTCTGCGACCGGGTGGTGATCCTCAACCGCGGCAAGGTCGTTGCCGAGGGCACGGTCGCGGAGGTGGTCCGGAAGGCCGCGGCGGCCCGGAACGGACGAGTCCGGGTGCCGCCGGAGCAGGTCGAGCGGGCACTCGGCGCGCTGGCCGGCACCGAGATTCTTGCCACCGCCAACGGCCGCGGGTCGCTCGGGGAGCTCGAGCTGAGTCTGCCGGCCGGGGTGGAGGTGGAGACCGCGGCGACCGAGGCGATCTCCAGCCTGCTCGCGGCCGGCGTACCGGTGCTGGGCTTCTCGCTGGAAGGCGGCCGGCTCAGCGACGCCTTTCTCGCCGTCACCGAGGAGGTCTGA
- a CDS encoding response regulator transcription factor, producing the protein MRILVVEDERRLARAIGHGLEDHGFTVELAHDGETGLWKGREQDYDAIVLDLMLPGLSGDEVCRQLRAAGCWTPILILTARVGAEAEAGGLNLGADDYLRKPFSYQVLIARLNALLRRTAPARPVNLVVGDLVLDPARRTVRRGTTPIELTRREFSVLEYLMRNAGSTRSKAEILDHVWGADFDREPNVVEVYVGYLRRKIDQPFGTGSIRTVRGHGYLMGDEDPRAPEPVATGDG; encoded by the coding sequence ATGCGAATCCTGGTCGTCGAGGACGAGCGCCGGCTGGCCCGCGCCATCGGGCACGGTCTGGAGGACCACGGTTTCACCGTCGAACTGGCGCACGACGGTGAAACCGGCCTGTGGAAGGGCCGGGAGCAGGACTACGACGCGATCGTGCTCGACCTGATGCTGCCCGGGCTGTCCGGCGACGAGGTGTGCCGGCAGCTGCGGGCCGCAGGGTGCTGGACGCCGATCCTGATCCTCACCGCGCGGGTCGGCGCCGAGGCCGAAGCCGGTGGGCTGAACCTCGGCGCCGACGACTACCTGCGCAAGCCGTTCTCGTACCAGGTACTGATCGCGCGGCTCAACGCGCTGCTGCGGCGGACCGCGCCGGCCCGGCCGGTCAACCTCGTCGTCGGCGACCTGGTGCTCGACCCGGCCCGGCGTACGGTCCGGCGGGGCACGACGCCGATCGAGCTGACCCGGCGGGAGTTCTCGGTGCTGGAGTACCTGATGCGCAACGCCGGCAGCACCCGCTCGAAGGCGGAGATCCTCGACCACGTCTGGGGCGCGGACTTCGACCGGGAGCCGAACGTCGTCGAGGTCTACGTCGGCTACCTGCGGCGCAAGATCGACCAGCCGTTCGGCACCGGAAGCATCCGGACGGTCCGTGGCCACGGCTACCTGATGGGCGACGAGGACCCCCGCGCCCCGGAGCCGGTGGCGACCGGCGATGGGTGA